From the genome of Gemmatimonadota bacterium, one region includes:
- a CDS encoding MFS transporter, translating into MRIRRTGKFVISFRGSLAPLGNRGFRYLILSNMLWWQAMWMEMIVVGWLVFEITHSAFEVALIGFYRSIPLLLIGFIAGPLINSVGRVRIVIFSQWLSVLVLAAIILLLWTNQLAVWHLAIGAVLFGTSWSLNWTARRALVPDLVSKQRTVEAMMLESFTQNIARMIGPFLSGYIYALFGVLDCYITIFFISLISFLIMLGVKVPRHPAILKTSPWTLMREGLQYIRTSQPIMGTLLITVIMNFLAFPYQTILPIFTHDILHKGPLEYGVLGACNGIGAFFGLYAVSVLRSRLSRGWIFSAGSLFQSLALFVFAFSTSWVGALTLFGTQVAFPLAIFLLILAGIGHAFFSVMQSSIMLIAARDDMRDRAMGTLVLAIGAGPLGSLQIGKLTEVYGAPIALGLHTSVALVATAVVTALLPGFRARLDEIK; encoded by the coding sequence ATGCGCATTAGAAGAACGGGAAAATTTGTCATCTCCTTTCGAGGGTCCCTTGCCCCCCTGGGCAATCGCGGCTTTCGCTACCTGATCTTGAGCAATATGCTCTGGTGGCAGGCCATGTGGATGGAAATGATTGTCGTGGGATGGCTCGTTTTTGAGATTACCCACTCTGCGTTTGAGGTCGCACTGATTGGCTTTTACCGATCTATTCCCCTGTTGCTCATCGGTTTTATCGCCGGGCCATTGATCAATAGCGTTGGGCGCGTTCGCATCGTGATTTTCTCGCAATGGCTCAGCGTACTGGTTCTCGCAGCCATTATCCTGCTGCTCTGGACCAACCAACTGGCAGTCTGGCATCTCGCGATTGGCGCAGTGTTATTTGGCACCTCGTGGTCTCTTAATTGGACTGCTCGTCGCGCTCTGGTACCCGATCTGGTAAGCAAGCAGCGCACGGTTGAAGCGATGATGCTCGAAAGCTTTACCCAAAATATCGCTCGCATGATTGGGCCTTTTTTAAGCGGATATATTTACGCTTTATTTGGCGTATTGGACTGTTATATCACTATTTTTTTCATCTCCCTTATCTCATTTCTGATCATGCTGGGCGTCAAAGTGCCGCGTCACCCCGCGATTCTCAAAACCTCTCCGTGGACGCTGATGCGCGAAGGCTTGCAATACATACGTACCAGCCAGCCGATTATGGGTACGCTGCTCATTACTGTGATCATGAATTTTCTGGCGTTTCCCTACCAGACCATCCTGCCCATTTTTACACACGATATTCTTCACAAGGGGCCACTTGAATACGGTGTGCTGGGCGCGTGCAATGGTATTGGGGCGTTTTTTGGCCTTTACGCGGTCAGTGTGTTGCGCTCGCGCCTCAGTCGCGGCTGGATATTTTCCGCTGGATCGCTTTTCCAGTCTCTTGCGCTGTTTGTCTTTGCCTTTAGCACGTCCTGGGTTGGTGCGCTTACCCTGTTCGGCACGCAGGTTGCTTTTCCACTCGCCATCTTTCTCCTCATACTTGCCGGCATTGGGCATGCATTTTTCAGTGTGATGCAAAGCTCAATTATGCTTATCGCTGCTCGCGATGATATGAGAGATCGCGCTATGGGTACACTTGTCCTCGCCATTGGCGCAGGACCGCTTGGTAGCCTGCAAATTGGCAAACTCACCGAAGTTTATGGCGCG
- a CDS encoding SAM-dependent DNA methyltransferase: MSISSSHSVEVGQVFTPIKWAEWLIERWGIFDAWIDGASVCDPAAGQGAFALALFRLARSRGIRVSPELLSRLTLIEVHTSHLQAFQLKAYRKFAIDFPSSQLLALDVITDPPNTDYDILFGNPPWANFTDLSDSYKERLKPYFEAEGLVPDKKQVLLGSSRTDIAALVLKVVLGKLLRGNGIGCFFLPLSLFSGGDAHKGFRDYVANGRRFEVDEVCEFTATEVFEGVGTSYCCARFRMDVPHRFPVRYFRERGGGWIEHRAVPLKASDDQWRVLKRGDTADLGAIKVELSSDQKPRQGVNTCGANAIFMFEDKPTHLPEEFLFPLATKEIWKNGDMVPHKWILLPYDRDTGRPLSWTSIEQYADLRQYLIEVRDKLESRKGTLIRSAIAKGVWWSLLGVGPYSFAPYKVIWEAYGKSDFHPVILNSRDGQIWQANQAMQAFIPCWDEADARRICSALHHPGIPTLLRQLNGEGKCNWAQPGKIEKILSL; this comes from the coding sequence ATGTCTATAAGCAGTTCACACAGTGTTGAGGTCGGGCAGGTTTTTACTCCGATTAAATGGGCAGAATGGCTTATCGAGCGGTGGGGTATTTTCGATGCGTGGATTGATGGGGCGTCTGTTTGTGACCCGGCTGCGGGACAGGGCGCTTTCGCGCTCGCACTGTTCCGTCTCGCCAGATCGAGAGGTATTCGGGTATCGCCAGAGCTTCTTTCGCGCCTGACGTTGATCGAGGTCCATACGTCACATCTTCAGGCATTTCAACTTAAAGCGTATCGGAAATTCGCGATTGATTTTCCCTCATCGCAACTTCTCGCATTAGATGTGATTACAGATCCTCCAAATACCGATTACGACATTTTGTTTGGCAATCCGCCGTGGGCAAATTTTACGGATTTGTCTGATTCATATAAGGAGAGACTCAAGCCTTATTTTGAAGCAGAAGGTCTTGTTCCCGATAAGAAACAGGTTCTTCTCGGTTCCTCGCGCACCGATATAGCGGCTTTGGTTTTGAAGGTCGTACTGGGCAAATTGCTGCGTGGGAATGGGATAGGGTGTTTCTTTCTCCCACTTTCTCTTTTTTCGGGCGGTGATGCCCACAAAGGGTTCAGGGACTATGTTGCCAATGGTCGGAGATTTGAGGTAGATGAAGTCTGTGAATTTACGGCGACAGAGGTGTTTGAAGGGGTAGGTACATCTTATTGCTGCGCCAGGTTTCGCATGGATGTGCCGCACAGATTCCCCGTCAGATATTTCAGAGAGCGGGGAGGGGGGTGGATCGAACACCGTGCGGTTCCTCTAAAGGCATCTGACGATCAATGGCGCGTTCTTAAACGCGGAGACACTGCTGATCTTGGTGCCATCAAAGTCGAACTATCTTCTGATCAGAAACCGCGCCAGGGCGTAAATACGTGTGGTGCGAATGCGATTTTTATGTTCGAGGATAAACCAACGCATCTGCCTGAGGAATTTCTCTTTCCGCTTGCGACAAAGGAGATATGGAAAAATGGGGATATGGTCCCGCATAAATGGATTCTGCTTCCGTATGATAGAGATACAGGACGACCGCTTTCGTGGACCAGTATTGAGCAATATGCCGATCTCAGACAATATCTCATTGAGGTTAGAGACAAACTGGAGAGTCGGAAAGGTACTTTGATCCGGTCAGCTATTGCCAAAGGTGTCTGGTGGTCACTGCTCGGTGTCGGCCCGTATTCTTTTGCACCTTACAAGGTGATTTGGGAGGCTTATGGCAAGAGTGATTTCCATCCTGTGATCTTAAATAGCAGAGATGGGCAGATATGGCAGGCGAATCAAGCGATGCAGGCGTTTATCCCTTGTTGGGATGAGGCTGATGCCAGGCGAATTTGTTCTGCGCTTCACCATCCGGGTATTCCCACGTTGTTGAGACAACTCAACGGAGAGGGAAAATGCAACTGGGCACAGCCGGGGAAGATCGAGAAGATTCTTTCATTGTAA
- a CDS encoding nucleoside deaminase has translation MQQKFMDRAIELSRIHMRAGEGGPFGAVIVKDGRIISEGYNEVLSSKDPTAHAEIMAIRKATFKLDTFHLTGCEIYTSCEPCPMCLAAIYWARIETIYFANTAEDARNIGFDDQFFYQELQLPRAKRQIPSHQLLRDQALAVFKEWQEKADRIEY, from the coding sequence ATGCAGCAGAAATTCATGGACAGAGCCATAGAGCTCTCCCGGATTCATATGAGGGCGGGAGAAGGCGGCCCATTCGGTGCGGTCATTGTCAAGGATGGAAGAATTATTTCAGAGGGATATAATGAGGTACTCTCCAGCAAAGACCCCACAGCCCATGCGGAGATCATGGCCATCAGAAAGGCGACATTCAAGCTCGATACTTTCCACCTCACGGGATGCGAAATCTACACCAGTTGCGAACCCTGTCCCATGTGTCTCGCCGCCATCTACTGGGCCAGGATTGAGACAATTTATTTTGCCAATACCGCTGAAGACGCCAGAAATATCGGCTTCGACGACCAATTCTTTTACCAGGAATTGCAACTGCCGCGAGCCAAACGGCAAATTCCCTCCCATCAATTGCTGCGCGATCAGGCATTAGCGGTCTTCAAAGAGTGGCAGGAAAAGGCGGATCGCATTGAATACTAA
- a CDS encoding NCS2 family permease: MSYFQLEDRNSNVRQEVLAGCTTFLTLSYIIFVNPLVLGGAGMDTGAVLVATCLAAAFGSAVMGLYANYPIALVPGMGLNAYFAAVAVGTLGLSWEVALGAVFCSGCLMLILSVLPVREWVVNSIPRSQKMAIAAGIGYFLVIIGLRNAGIVVASEATLVTLGDLAQWTVVLAGLGFIGIVALEHRKVPGSVLICILVVALVGWIGGLSSAPESVVALPPSLAPTALQLDIVGAFEIGLISIVFAFLMVDLFDTSGTLVAVLNEGGLTDSAGRVTGLRRALVADSSATIVGALLGTSTTTSSIESAAGVRAGGRTGLTALVVAGLFLVALVFAPVATAIPVYATAPAIVFVGCVMARALRHIEWEDLTECVPAIVTAIAMPFTYSIATGIGLGFISYALIKVLGGRRHELNLAVVTVAVLFAIRFVVGAL, translated from the coding sequence ATGAGCTATTTTCAGTTGGAAGATCGAAACTCGAACGTGCGGCAGGAAGTGCTGGCGGGTTGCACCACATTTTTGACCCTATCGTATATCATCTTCGTGAATCCGCTGGTGCTGGGAGGCGCGGGAATGGACACTGGCGCAGTGCTGGTAGCCACCTGTCTCGCTGCAGCCTTTGGCTCTGCGGTCATGGGCCTTTACGCCAACTATCCCATTGCACTGGTCCCGGGAATGGGTCTGAACGCCTATTTCGCTGCGGTTGCAGTAGGTACGCTGGGCCTGTCCTGGGAGGTCGCGCTCGGAGCGGTGTTCTGTTCTGGATGCCTGATGCTCATCCTGTCCGTGCTTCCCGTGCGAGAGTGGGTCGTCAACAGCATTCCTCGCTCACAGAAGATGGCCATCGCAGCGGGTATCGGATACTTCCTTGTCATTATTGGATTGCGCAACGCAGGGATTGTGGTAGCCAGCGAAGCCACGCTGGTCACGCTGGGCGATCTGGCTCAGTGGACAGTGGTGCTGGCGGGCCTCGGATTCATTGGAATCGTAGCGCTCGAGCACCGGAAGGTGCCTGGCTCTGTGCTGATCTGCATTCTGGTTGTGGCATTGGTGGGTTGGATAGGGGGGCTATCGTCAGCACCGGAATCCGTGGTAGCGCTACCACCTTCGCTGGCTCCAACAGCGTTGCAGCTGGACATTGTCGGGGCATTCGAGATAGGCTTGATCTCGATCGTATTCGCATTCCTGATGGTGGATCTATTTGACACCAGCGGCACGCTGGTTGCGGTACTCAACGAGGGAGGATTGACCGATAGCGCCGGTCGGGTTACAGGGCTGCGCCGTGCCCTTGTAGCGGATAGCTCCGCCACTATAGTTGGCGCACTCCTGGGCACGTCAACCACGACGTCAAGTATCGAGAGTGCGGCAGGGGTGCGGGCAGGTGGGCGGACTGGGCTTACGGCTCTGGTCGTGGCGGGGCTTTTCCTGGTCGCGCTTGTGTTCGCACCGGTGGCGACTGCGATTCCGGTTTACGCGACTGCCCCGGCGATCGTGTTCGTAGGGTGTGTCATGGCGCGTGCACTTCGGCACATAGAATGGGAAGATCTGACTGAGTGCGTCCCCGCCATCGTGACTGCAATCGCGATGCCTTTCACCTATTCGATTGCCACAGGGATCGGTCTTGGATTCATCTCCTATGCACTCATTAAGGTGTTGGGCGGGCGCCGCCATGAGCTGAATCTGGCAGTGGTTACGGTGGCGGTGCTATTCGCGATCCGGTTTGTGGTCGGGGCACTTTAG
- a CDS encoding glycosyltransferase: protein MNDLAIYLTTSLCAAYISLIAIFLFGLSRRSRRVNGRCLSVSVVVPARNEAANIDACLRALAAQTYPANHLEIIVVDDRSTDDTAARIDKWTRCLPNLSRVSVTHQNYICPKKNALWQGIKHARGDIIFTTDADCRPGPNWITSNLAHFAPDVGMVIGHAPLLQNEKVLSGLLSLQALIVSTLAAGSAGIGFPLTCSGRNMAYRRKAFDEVNGFNNVGHIIGGDDVLLMRQIAQKSMWKIRFNTDADAFVPSASHPDNLINRQVRYQSKTIHYGIPTLILALAVYIFHVILATLPILFWVNVELFYVVGSCLGIKIIADAIFLLLGSIRFKSPKLLLWFPVLEILIIPYIVIICALGTFSPFKWK from the coding sequence ATGAATGACCTTGCAATCTATCTTACCACAAGCCTTTGCGCTGCGTACATCTCGCTGATCGCCATTTTTTTATTTGGCCTTTCTCGCAGATCGCGGCGAGTAAATGGACGGTGTCTATCCGTTTCCGTTGTTGTGCCCGCTCGCAATGAAGCCGCCAACATCGATGCGTGTTTGCGCGCTTTGGCCGCACAGACCTATCCTGCCAACCATCTGGAAATTATCGTAGTCGATGACCGCTCCACCGATGATACCGCCGCTCGAATCGACAAATGGACGCGCTGTTTACCCAATCTGAGCCGTGTATCTGTCACACATCAGAACTATATCTGTCCCAAAAAAAACGCCCTGTGGCAGGGCATCAAACACGCGCGTGGAGATATTATTTTTACAACAGACGCCGATTGTCGGCCCGGTCCCAATTGGATAACCTCAAATCTCGCGCACTTTGCGCCTGATGTCGGCATGGTCATCGGCCATGCTCCCCTGCTGCAAAACGAAAAAGTCCTATCGGGCTTGCTATCTCTCCAAGCACTCATCGTCTCAACGCTCGCGGCGGGCAGCGCGGGCATTGGATTTCCGCTCACCTGTTCGGGGCGCAACATGGCCTATCGCAGAAAGGCCTTTGATGAGGTCAACGGTTTTAACAACGTCGGACACATCATAGGTGGTGACGATGTATTGCTCATGCGCCAAATTGCACAAAAAAGCATGTGGAAAATTCGGTTCAACACAGACGCCGATGCATTTGTCCCCTCGGCATCTCACCCGGACAATCTCATCAATCGACAGGTGCGCTATCAATCCAAAACCATTCACTACGGCATTCCCACCTTGATTCTGGCTCTTGCGGTATATATATTCCATGTCATTCTGGCGACATTGCCCATTTTATTCTGGGTCAACGTCGAATTATTTTATGTGGTCGGCTCTTGCCTGGGGATCAAAATAATCGCCGATGCCATTTTTTTGCTCTTGGGCAGCATCCGGTTCAAAAGCCCGAAATTGCTCCTGTGGTTTCCAGTTCTCGAAATCCTGATCATACCCTATATTGTCATCATCTGCGCGCTCGGCACATTTTCACCGTTCAAATGGAAATAG
- a CDS encoding SPASM domain-containing protein, which produces MLSIKLLPETFMRYHRAITPRRIWNASKVIASYALSNLFRRDIRMGKPFVLMVEPTNFCNLKCPLCPSGNGDMTRERGIMPFEHFKHVFEQQADHLLLLMLWNQGEPFINKHLTDMIRLASAHNVPTLTSTNVHYIKNRETARDIVDSGLSELVVSLDGVTPESYVKYRVGGNFDRVLDGIRLLVQAKRDLQSSHPLIHLQFIIMKHNEHEIEAARKFARELGVDRLSLKTAQVYTESDAETFLPSEEKFSRYDYNADHLSTKSKISNTCRHLWYSTVINWDGAVSPCCFDKDVHYGLGDALSESDFDQIWTGQKYTDFRNAILKDRKSVPICNNCSEGVKGMFYDIEKVEH; this is translated from the coding sequence ATGTTATCAATCAAATTGCTGCCCGAAACCTTCATGCGATACCATCGCGCAATCACGCCCCGGCGAATATGGAATGCCTCAAAAGTGATCGCGTCCTACGCCCTCTCCAATCTGTTTCGGCGGGATATTCGCATGGGTAAACCCTTTGTGCTCATGGTCGAACCCACCAATTTCTGCAACCTCAAATGCCCCCTCTGTCCCTCTGGCAATGGCGACATGACCCGCGAGCGCGGCATTATGCCGTTTGAACACTTCAAGCATGTCTTCGAACAACAGGCCGATCACCTTCTGCTCCTTATGTTGTGGAATCAGGGCGAACCCTTTATCAACAAACACCTCACCGACATGATCCGATTGGCCTCCGCGCACAATGTCCCCACACTGACCAGCACCAATGTCCACTACATCAAAAACCGGGAAACCGCCCGGGACATCGTCGATTCCGGCCTGTCCGAGCTCGTGGTCTCTCTGGATGGCGTCACACCCGAAAGCTATGTCAAATACCGCGTAGGCGGCAATTTTGACCGCGTGCTCGACGGCATTCGTCTGCTCGTTCAGGCAAAACGCGATCTACAAAGCAGCCACCCCCTGATCCACCTGCAATTTATCATCATGAAACACAACGAACACGAAATTGAGGCTGCGCGCAAATTCGCTCGGGAGTTAGGTGTAGATCGCCTCTCACTCAAAACAGCCCAGGTTTATACCGAATCCGATGCAGAGACCTTCTTGCCCTCTGAAGAGAAATTCAGCCGCTACGATTACAATGCAGACCATCTTTCGACCAAAAGCAAAATCAGCAACACCTGTCGGCATCTCTGGTACAGTACTGTCATCAATTGGGACGGCGCTGTATCGCCCTGTTGCTTTGACAAAGATGTTCACTACGGTCTCGGCGATGCCCTCAGTGAATCGGACTTCGACCAGATCTGGACCGGTCAAAAATACACGGACTTCCGAAACGCCATCCTCAAAGACCGCAAATCTGTGCCGATATGTAACAACTGCTCAGAAGGCGTAAAAGGCATGTTTTACGACATAGAAAAAGTCGAGCACTGA
- a CDS encoding glycosyltransferase, translating to MDIILHLLLLSTVLYTLVALCFFFGLFRLNNQPRTDETPFISIVIAARNEADYIGLCLESLKQQIYPSDRFEILVVDDDSIDNTSQVVASMRLDNLHLLSVDNSFPEMTAKKRPMSVGIHHARGEWILTTDADCTVPPTWIASMASYMAADIGIVIGFSQLTSRSFFGRLQAYDFLTLMAAAAGAAGTGIPLAASGQNFAYRKGLFEKVGGFHDIAHRPSGDDVLLLQLLRRAWDGRIAFAADPGAFATTHRPETPPSFWQQRKRWASNAAYQLRLNPIFFSYIAVVFLTNALIPTAFLISIIDSTYTLPLTCWGAKILVDLLVVGKGVYTFKRADLLIMFPLWEILQIPYTILIGLAGTLRGFTWKGRDH from the coding sequence ATGGATATTATCCTCCACTTATTGCTGCTCTCTACAGTCCTCTACACCCTCGTCGCACTGTGTTTTTTTTTCGGATTATTCCGCCTGAACAATCAGCCGCGCACTGATGAAACGCCATTTATATCCATCGTTATTGCCGCGCGCAATGAAGCGGACTATATCGGTCTGTGCCTCGAATCCCTGAAACAACAGATCTATCCATCCGACAGATTTGAAATCCTCGTCGTTGACGACGACTCGATAGATAATACATCCCAAGTCGTCGCCTCTATGCGCCTGGACAACCTCCACCTTTTGTCTGTCGATAACAGCTTTCCAGAAATGACGGCAAAAAAACGACCGATGTCCGTTGGCATTCACCATGCGAGGGGTGAATGGATTCTCACGACCGATGCCGACTGCACAGTGCCACCCACCTGGATCGCCAGCATGGCGTCTTATATGGCGGCTGATATTGGCATTGTCATTGGTTTTTCGCAACTTACATCGCGCTCGTTTTTCGGCCGATTGCAGGCTTATGATTTTCTCACCCTCATGGCCGCAGCTGCCGGTGCCGCGGGGACAGGCATCCCCCTGGCTGCTTCGGGACAAAATTTTGCCTATCGCAAAGGTCTTTTTGAAAAAGTCGGCGGTTTCCACGACATCGCACACCGCCCATCTGGCGACGATGTGCTATTGCTCCAATTGCTGCGCCGAGCATGGGATGGACGCATCGCGTTTGCCGCTGATCCCGGCGCATTTGCAACCACCCATCGCCCCGAAACGCCACCATCGTTCTGGCAGCAACGCAAGCGATGGGCATCTAACGCCGCGTATCAACTGCGTCTCAACCCCATTTTTTTTTCCTATATTGCAGTGGTATTTTTGACCAACGCGCTCATTCCCACTGCTTTTCTCATCTCAATAATAGATAGTACATACACCCTGCCCCTGACCTGCTGGGGTGCAAAAATACTGGTGGATCTGCTCGTAGTGGGAAAAGGTGTTTATACCTTCAAGCGTGCGGATCTACTCATCATGTTTCCCCTTTGGGAGATCTTACAAATCCCCTACACCATTCTCATCGGCCTCGCGGGAACCCTGCGCGGATTTACGTGGAAAGGTCGAGATCATTGA
- a CDS encoding P1 family peptidase — MTTKTLFCFLSLLLAMPSYAQRPRARDLGIQIGTLPTGTYNAITDVEGVLVGHVTLIEGSGELVVGKGPVRTGVTAIVPHGEDIYRNNIFAAAEALNGNGEMTGMAWINERGQLEVPVVLTNTLSVGEGYSGVVEYMLKQGTGRVSLPVVAECYDGGLNDIAGRHVTVDHVVEAIEIATGDAVPEGSVGAGTGMRSYGFKAGIGTASRVVPDGHTIGVLVNANCGRRPELLIAGVPVGREIPVQASPTRDGSIIVVIATDAPLVPHQLRRLCKRAAIGIGRTGTVSRTSSGDFAIAFSTAYRLPRTRADRDTITTLRDGRLNAIFQATIEATEEAIVNSMCVAEPMTGRDNRTMPALPHDKLVEVLKKYGRR, encoded by the coding sequence ATGACTACCAAAACCCTATTCTGCTTTCTCAGCCTGCTGCTCGCAATGCCATCCTATGCCCAGCGGCCACGCGCCCGGGATCTCGGCATTCAGATTGGCACATTGCCCACAGGCACATACAACGCCATTACCGATGTCGAAGGCGTTCTCGTCGGTCACGTCACTTTAATCGAAGGCAGTGGCGAACTCGTCGTGGGCAAAGGACCCGTGCGAACGGGTGTCACAGCTATCGTTCCGCACGGCGAAGATATCTATCGAAATAATATATTCGCCGCTGCCGAAGCTCTCAATGGCAATGGTGAAATGACGGGGATGGCCTGGATTAATGAACGCGGACAACTCGAAGTGCCCGTTGTACTTACGAATACGCTCTCTGTGGGAGAAGGCTATAGTGGGGTGGTCGAATACATGCTCAAGCAGGGCACCGGACGGGTCTCCCTACCTGTAGTCGCCGAATGTTACGACGGCGGTCTCAATGACATTGCAGGGCGCCATGTCACAGTCGATCATGTTGTCGAAGCTATTGAAATCGCCACAGGCGATGCCGTGCCCGAAGGCTCGGTTGGTGCGGGCACGGGCATGCGCTCGTATGGATTCAAAGCTGGCATCGGCACGGCCTCGCGCGTTGTTCCAGATGGACATACCATAGGCGTACTCGTCAACGCCAACTGTGGACGCAGGCCAGAACTCCTCATTGCCGGCGTTCCCGTGGGACGTGAAATACCCGTTCAGGCTTCTCCAACGCGCGATGGCTCGATCATCGTGGTCATAGCCACCGACGCACCCCTCGTACCACATCAACTGCGCCGCCTGTGCAAACGCGCCGCCATAGGCATTGGTCGCACGGGCACGGTTTCTCGCACCAGCAGCGGGGATTTTGCCATTGCCTTTTCAACCGCCTATCGCCTACCTCGCACCCGCGCTGACCGCGATACAATTACCACACTGCGCGATGGCCGGCTGAACGCCATCTTCCAGGCCACCATCGAAGCAACTGAAGAAGCCATTGTCAATTCCATGTGCGTAGCAGAACCCATGACGGGCCGAGACAATCGCACAATGCCCGCGCTACCGCATGACAAATTGGTCGAGGTGCTGAAAAAATACGGTCGAAGATAA
- a CDS encoding DUF6174 domain-containing protein yields MILGITVACGINPSPTFPDASEVACGVTEAYSNDYLMAVIGKDAVPTQVDAINTGSCEFDGTIIAVRVQLTGNRGSQIVVVDLPDPTRILPVSFHRIVDMPLIDVDLPEGRYVRTVTGITAGGREIDVPIFEDVLLVRDPGSLQADVLRHQGRWERSRVANYVYTGAWNCFCPIDYTADAEVTVRGGAVVSVASADPAVPNIPDPERFVSVKALFAVLQAALDENAARIDVTYNKEFGYPEQFFVDYHENIADEERGFVIRSLTYQ; encoded by the coding sequence TTGATCCTCGGGATCACAGTTGCCTGTGGCATTAATCCATCGCCTACTTTCCCGGATGCCTCGGAAGTGGCGTGTGGGGTTACAGAGGCATACTCGAACGACTACCTCATGGCGGTGATTGGCAAAGATGCCGTACCCACGCAGGTTGACGCCATCAACACTGGCAGTTGCGAGTTTGATGGGACCATTATCGCAGTGCGCGTCCAGCTAACCGGCAACAGGGGATCGCAGATAGTGGTTGTGGATCTGCCTGATCCAACGCGCATACTGCCCGTGTCTTTCCACAGGATCGTTGATATGCCGCTGATTGACGTAGATTTGCCTGAGGGCAGGTACGTCCGCACTGTAACCGGTATCACCGCTGGCGGTAGGGAGATCGATGTGCCAATCTTCGAGGATGTCCTTCTCGTGCGCGATCCAGGCTCCCTACAGGCGGACGTGCTCCGTCATCAGGGTCGTTGGGAACGAAGCAGGGTTGCAAACTACGTTTATACAGGCGCATGGAACTGCTTCTGTCCGATAGACTATACTGCTGACGCAGAAGTAACCGTGCGCGGCGGTGCAGTCGTGAGCGTCGCCTCTGCCGACCCGGCCGTGCCCAATATCCCCGATCCTGAGCGGTTCGTTTCGGTCAAGGCTCTGTTCGCCGTATTACAGGCCGCGCTGGACGAGAACGCAGCCCGCATTGACGTCACGTACAACAAGGAGTTCGGCTATCCGGAGCAGTTCTTTGTAGATTACCACGAGAATATTGCCGACGAGGAAAGGGGATTCGTCATTCGCAGCCTCACCTATCAATAG